In the Hyphomonadaceae bacterium BL14 genome, one interval contains:
- the crtI gene encoding phytoene desaturase family protein produces MMRTRSEHGAVIIGAGVGGLAAAIDLASRGLPVTLVERADVPGGKMRALHVGGQDIDAGPTVMTLRSAFDRLFEEAGATFEDYVGLIPAERLARHAWDAEDTFDLFADPERSIDEVGRFCGARQAGLFRRFLSDGCRLYEALDRNFMQMPQSSPVSLAGRMLRHNPRGALTLRPFSSLWDALGDYFPDPRLRQLFGRYATYCGASPYQAPATLMMIAELEQRGVWYVKGGMSRLAHGMAAFAARLGCEIRYGEAVEQVIVEGGRACGVRLGSGEVLAARAVLSNADPDALRQGLLGQAAAPALGAARLPRSLSALVWTATGRPHGFALDRHNVVFSSNYAAEFDALFAEGRIPDDPTVYVCAQDRGAGPPPDGPERFLILINAPADGDARTYTARETDAWLDLTLNRLQARGLDLDLESIATTAPDGFARLCPGSGGAIYGRALHGWQAAFQRPGARTRLPGLYLAGGGVHPGPGVPTAMLSGRIAARSILADLASMRRFHPADIAGSMPTRSARTDGSPSS; encoded by the coding sequence ATGATGCGGACGCGGTCTGAGCACGGCGCGGTCATTATCGGTGCCGGCGTCGGCGGGCTGGCGGCCGCGATTGACCTCGCGTCGCGCGGCTTGCCGGTGACCCTTGTCGAGCGGGCTGACGTCCCCGGCGGGAAGATGCGCGCGCTCCATGTAGGCGGGCAGGACATTGACGCCGGTCCGACCGTGATGACGCTTCGAAGCGCCTTTGACCGCCTGTTCGAGGAGGCCGGGGCCACATTTGAAGACTATGTCGGCCTCATCCCGGCCGAGCGCCTGGCCCGCCATGCCTGGGATGCAGAGGACACGTTCGACCTGTTTGCAGATCCCGAGCGTTCCATTGATGAGGTGGGCCGTTTCTGCGGGGCGCGGCAAGCCGGATTGTTCCGCCGTTTCCTGTCGGATGGTTGCAGGCTCTATGAGGCTCTGGACAGGAACTTCATGCAAATGCCCCAGTCGTCGCCGGTCAGCCTGGCCGGCCGCATGCTGCGGCATAATCCGCGTGGGGCGCTGACGCTGAGGCCATTCTCCAGCCTCTGGGATGCGTTGGGAGATTACTTTCCGGATCCCCGGCTGCGCCAGCTGTTTGGCCGCTACGCCACCTATTGCGGCGCGTCGCCCTATCAGGCGCCGGCCACGCTCATGATGATCGCCGAGCTGGAGCAGCGCGGCGTCTGGTACGTCAAAGGCGGCATGAGCCGGCTGGCGCACGGCATGGCCGCCTTTGCGGCTCGGCTGGGATGTGAGATCCGCTATGGCGAGGCCGTCGAGCAGGTCATTGTCGAGGGCGGGCGGGCCTGCGGGGTCAGGTTGGGATCTGGTGAGGTTCTGGCTGCGCGCGCGGTTCTGTCCAATGCTGATCCCGACGCCCTGCGTCAGGGCCTGCTTGGCCAGGCAGCGGCCCCGGCTCTGGGCGCGGCGCGGCTGCCGCGCAGTCTCTCGGCGCTGGTATGGACGGCCACAGGGCGGCCCCACGGCTTCGCGCTGGATCGGCACAATGTTGTTTTTTCAAGCAATTATGCCGCCGAGTTTGACGCCTTGTTTGCTGAAGGCCGCATTCCTGATGACCCGACGGTCTATGTTTGCGCGCAAGATCGCGGCGCAGGGCCGCCGCCTGACGGCCCCGAACGGTTTCTGATTCTGATCAATGCGCCCGCGGATGGCGATGCGCGCACATATACGGCCCGGGAGACGGATGCATGGCTCGATCTGACACTCAACCGGTTGCAGGCGCGCGGTCTCGACCTCGACCTCGAAAGCATCGCCACAACAGCGCCGGACGGTTTCGCCAGGCTCTGTCCCGGGTCCGGCGGGGCCATATACGGCAGAGCCCTGCACGGCTGGCAGGCGGCGTTCCAGAGGCCGGGCGCGCGCACCCGGCTGCCGGGTCTGTACCTGGCGGGGGGCGGCGTGCATCCGGGGCCGGGCGTGCCCACGGCGATGCTGTCGGGGCGGATCGCGGCACGCTCGATCTTGGCCGATTTGGCTTCGATGCGGCGCTTCCACCCGGCGGATATCGCTGGGTCTATGCCGACGCGGTCAGCGAGGACGGACGGTTCGCCCTCGTCCTGA
- a CDS encoding polyprenyl synthetase family protein, producing the protein MDADARIEAKLHAAIERAGGKGCPPRFSEALAYAVFPGGARVRPQLLLAVAAACGDPAPDLADSAAAALELLHCASLVHDDLPAFDDASLRRGKPTVHAVFGQPLAILTGDALIALAFETIALAKAPDLSRLPALTALIARSIGAPNGISAGQAWESEPAIPLEQYHRAKTGALFVAATMGGALVAGGNPERWRTLGQKIGEAYQIADDIMDAAGGGEAGKGAGKDAQLCRPNCVHELGMDGAIGRLKARVSEAVTSIPGVNGADRLRQIVTAQAHRLVPKNIAVPAE; encoded by the coding sequence ATGGACGCGGACGCACGCATTGAGGCCAAGCTTCACGCCGCAATCGAGCGGGCTGGCGGCAAGGGATGCCCGCCCCGCTTTTCCGAAGCGCTGGCCTATGCGGTGTTTCCCGGCGGCGCTCGGGTCAGGCCGCAGCTTTTGCTGGCTGTGGCGGCTGCTTGTGGCGATCCGGCTCCGGACCTTGCCGATTCAGCCGCCGCCGCACTTGAGCTACTGCATTGCGCGTCGCTGGTTCATGATGACCTTCCTGCCTTTGATGACGCCAGCCTGCGCCGCGGAAAGCCCACCGTGCACGCCGTATTCGGGCAACCTCTGGCGATTCTCACGGGCGATGCGCTGATCGCGCTGGCCTTCGAAACGATCGCGCTGGCGAAAGCGCCTGACCTATCGCGCCTTCCGGCCCTGACTGCACTGATCGCGCGCTCCATCGGCGCGCCGAACGGAATCTCGGCCGGCCAGGCGTGGGAAAGCGAACCGGCGATACCGCTGGAGCAGTATCACCGCGCAAAGACCGGCGCACTCTTCGTCGCTGCAACCATGGGCGGGGCGCTGGTGGCAGGCGGGAACCCGGAGCGCTGGCGGACTTTGGGTCAAAAGATCGGTGAAGCCTATCAGATCGCTGACGATATAATGGATGCTGCAGGCGGCGGCGAGGCGGGCAAGGGAGCCGGAAAGGATGCGCAGCTCTGTCGGCCCAACTGCGTTCACGAGCTTGGCATGGACGGGGCGATTGGCCGGCTGAAGGCGCGCGTGTCCGAAGCCGTAACGTCAATTCCCGGCGTCAATGGTGCCGACCGGTTACGCCAGATCGTCACCGCCCAGGCTCATCGACTTGTACCCAAGAACATAGCCGTGCCCGCAGAGTAG
- a CDS encoding methyltransferase, with protein MGWRSALGDLRNGLVSDPGFRRWAKAFPATRGSARASARSLFDLFAGFVYSQTVLACVQADLFTFLKDGPQPVEAIAAHAELPLDGAALLARAAASLKLLEPRSGERFALGPLGAALIGEPGLAAMVQHHRLLYQDLIDPMVVLRGQTPGQLADFWGYGRGDGASGRPDAYSALMAATLPMVAEEVFAAVDLKKYNTLLDVGGGEGAFVKEAARAAPRLSLALFDLPPVAARARERLAEAGLADRANIHGGSFLTDTLPSGADLISLVRIIHDHSDDDVMRLLRACRESIAPGGTLLVAEPMADAPGAAPMGDAYFGFYLAAMGAGRPRNAARLARMLGDAGFAGARVHRSRIPLIASVMTARTGKA; from the coding sequence ATGGGCTGGCGGTCTGCTCTGGGTGATCTTCGCAATGGGCTGGTGTCAGATCCGGGCTTCCGGCGCTGGGCCAAAGCCTTCCCGGCCACGCGCGGCAGCGCCAGGGCCAGTGCGCGCTCGCTTTTCGACCTTTTTGCCGGCTTCGTCTATTCCCAGACTGTACTGGCATGCGTCCAGGCCGACCTGTTCACCTTTCTCAAGGACGGTCCCCAGCCGGTCGAGGCGATCGCCGCCCATGCAGAGCTGCCCTTGGACGGTGCAGCACTGCTGGCGCGCGCTGCGGCATCTCTCAAACTTCTCGAACCGCGCAGCGGCGAGCGTTTTGCGCTTGGCCCACTGGGCGCGGCGCTGATCGGCGAACCAGGCCTGGCCGCCATGGTGCAGCATCACCGCCTGCTATATCAGGACCTCATCGACCCCATGGTGGTGCTGCGCGGGCAGACGCCGGGCCAGCTGGCTGATTTCTGGGGCTATGGGCGCGGCGACGGCGCGTCGGGCCGCCCGGACGCCTATTCCGCCCTCATGGCCGCCACCCTGCCCATGGTCGCCGAGGAGGTGTTCGCGGCAGTAGACCTCAAAAAATACAACACGCTTCTGGATGTGGGCGGCGGCGAAGGCGCATTCGTGAAAGAGGCTGCGCGCGCCGCGCCCCGGCTCTCGCTCGCCCTGTTCGATCTTCCGCCTGTAGCGGCCCGGGCGCGCGAGCGCCTCGCCGAAGCCGGTCTGGCCGATCGCGCCAACATCCATGGCGGCAGCTTCCTTACGGACACGCTGCCCTCCGGGGCTGATCTGATCTCTCTGGTGCGCATCATTCATGATCACAGCGATGACGATGTCATGCGCCTGTTACGCGCCTGCCGCGAATCGATAGCGCCGGGCGGCACGCTTCTGGTCGCCGAACCCATGGCTGACGCCCCCGGCGCCGCGCCCATGGGGGACGCCTATTTCGGATTCTATCTCGCGGCGATGGGCGCAGGCCGGCCGCGTAACGCGGCCCGATTGGCCCGCATGCTGGGCGATGCAGGCTTTGCCGGCGCACGCGTCCACCGGTCGCGAATCCCCCTTATCGCCAGTGTCATGACCGCGCGAACCGGAAAAGCGTAA
- the bchC gene encoding chlorophyll synthesis pathway protein BchC, whose protein sequence is MDALAIVLEEPKRIALNRLDIAAPGDQDVVVEIAWSGVSTGTERLLWSGTMPAFPGMGYPLVPGYESIGRVVEAGPASGRAEGDWVFVPGSQCFGAVRGLFGGSASRVTLPGARVTPVDENLGERGVLLALAATAYHAMANTSVAPDLIIGHGALGRLLARIAVASGGPAPTVWEINPMRMDGADGYPVIRPEDDARRDYRAIYDVSGDSSLLDSLVGRLAKGGEIVLAGFYAERLSFNFAPAFMKEARLRIAAEFNPGDLEGVGHLLNSGALSLDGLITHYSAPDAAGEAYETAFSDANCLKMIIDWSAH, encoded by the coding sequence TTGGACGCCCTCGCTATCGTTCTCGAAGAGCCCAAGCGCATTGCGCTGAACAGGCTCGATATCGCCGCGCCCGGCGATCAGGACGTGGTGGTCGAAATCGCCTGGTCAGGCGTGAGTACGGGTACCGAGCGCCTGCTCTGGTCCGGCACGATGCCGGCCTTCCCCGGTATGGGCTATCCGCTGGTCCCCGGTTACGAATCCATTGGACGCGTCGTTGAGGCAGGGCCCGCTTCGGGCCGGGCTGAAGGCGACTGGGTCTTTGTTCCGGGCTCACAATGCTTTGGCGCAGTGCGCGGCCTGTTTGGCGGCTCCGCCTCGCGGGTCACCCTGCCCGGCGCGCGCGTCACCCCGGTCGATGAAAATCTCGGCGAGCGCGGCGTGCTGCTGGCGCTGGCCGCCACCGCCTATCACGCCATGGCCAACACCAGTGTCGCGCCGGATCTGATCATCGGACATGGGGCGCTCGGCCGTTTGCTGGCGCGCATCGCGGTCGCCTCCGGCGGGCCTGCCCCGACGGTGTGGGAAATCAACCCGATGCGCATGGATGGCGCGGACGGCTATCCGGTCATCCGCCCCGAAGACGATGCGCGGCGCGATTATCGCGCGATCTATGACGTCAGCGGGGATTCCTCCCTGCTCGACTCGCTGGTGGGCCGGCTGGCCAAGGGTGGCGAGATCGTCCTGGCGGGCTTTTACGCCGAACGGCTGAGCTTCAATTTCGCACCCGCCTTCATGAAAGAAGCCCGCCTGCGCATCGCGGCGGAATTCAATCCCGGCGACCTTGAGGGCGTCGGACACCTGCTCAATAGCGGCGCGCTGTCACTGGATGGACTGATCACCCATTACAGCGCGCCCGATGCGGCCGGAGAGGCGTACGAAACCGCTTTCTCCGACGCCAACTGCCTGAAAATGATCATTGATTGGAGTGCCCATTAA
- a CDS encoding chlorophyllide a reductase iron protein subunit X gives MDGEFKQDSGSDALRREAAIEPDAVHTGPIKKTTQVIAIYGKGGIGKSFTLSNLSYMMAQLGKKVLLIGCDPKSDTTSLLFGGRACPTIIETSSKKKLAGEAVAIGDVCFKRDGVFAMELGGPEVGRGCGGRGIIHGFELLESLGFHEWDFDYVLLDFLGDVVCGGFGLPIARDMCQKVIVVGSNDLQSLYVANNVCSAVEYFRKLGGNVGVAGLVINKDDGTGEAQAFAKQVGIPVLAAIPADDDIRKKSANYEIIGRPGSPWAALFEELGINVADAPPVQPSPLSQDELLALFDSQEAEGFSMTPATSADMCGLNHVEKPSLEVVYDEV, from the coding sequence ATGGATGGCGAATTCAAGCAAGACAGCGGCTCTGACGCGCTTCGGCGTGAAGCGGCGATCGAGCCCGATGCGGTCCATACCGGACCGATCAAGAAGACCACACAGGTCATCGCCATCTATGGCAAGGGCGGGATCGGCAAGTCGTTCACCCTGTCCAATCTCAGCTATATGATGGCCCAGCTGGGCAAGAAGGTCCTGCTGATCGGTTGCGACCCGAAGAGCGATACGACCTCGCTCCTGTTCGGCGGCCGCGCCTGCCCCACCATTATCGAGACCTCGTCCAAGAAAAAACTGGCGGGCGAAGCTGTCGCCATTGGTGATGTCTGCTTCAAGCGCGACGGCGTGTTCGCCATGGAGCTCGGCGGACCGGAAGTCGGCCGCGGCTGCGGCGGACGTGGCATCATTCACGGGTTCGAGCTTCTGGAAAGCCTCGGCTTCCACGAGTGGGATTTCGACTATGTCCTGCTGGACTTCCTGGGCGACGTGGTGTGCGGCGGCTTCGGCCTGCCGATCGCCCGCGACATGTGCCAGAAGGTGATCGTGGTCGGCTCCAACGACCTGCAATCGCTCTACGTGGCCAACAATGTCTGCTCGGCGGTGGAGTATTTCCGCAAGCTGGGCGGCAATGTCGGTGTGGCCGGCCTGGTCATCAACAAGGATGACGGCACGGGCGAGGCCCAGGCCTTCGCCAAGCAGGTCGGCATTCCGGTTCTGGCCGCCATTCCGGCCGATGACGACATCCGCAAGAAGAGCGCCAATTACGAGATCATTGGCCGTCCCGGTTCGCCCTGGGCGGCGCTGTTTGAAGAGCTGGGGATCAATGTCGCCGACGCGCCTCCGGTGCAGCCCTCGCCGTTGAGCCAGGACGAGCTTTTGGCCCTGTTCGACTCCCAGGAGGCCGAAGGCTTCTCCATGACGCCGGCGACCTCGGCGGACATGTGCGGGCTCAACCATGTTGAAAAGCCCTCCCTTGAAGTCGTGTACGACGAAGTCTGA